A part of Deltaproteobacteria bacterium genomic DNA contains:
- a CDS encoding glutamate synthase subunit beta, giving the protein MGKPTGFLEWARRMPDRRDPKVRLGDWNEVYEPQPAERAVEQAARCMDCGVPFCHQGCPLGNLIPDFNDLVYEQRWRDAHRRLASTNNFPEFTGRVCPAPCEPACTLSINDDPVTIEQTEKEIIERAFREGWVQPAAPRQRTGKRVAVVGSGPAGLAAAAQLNSVGHRVRVFEAADRIGGLLRYGIPDFKLEKWVVDRRIDILRAEGVDFVTNAAVGTDPTWSELHQTYDAVVVAIGARRPRDLRVPGRDLRGVVFAMDYLTRQNKLNAGDPDPDPALDARGKRVVILGGGDTGSDCLGTALRQGAAQVHQIELMPRPPDERPPANPWPQWPMVYRVSSSQEEGGARDFAVLTKRLSGDGGALSRLHAVRVDVKPRAGGGLLFDELPGTEFDIEVDLLILAMGFVGPDTQQLQDQLGIELDARGNVRTDDRFATNVDGVFCAGDAHRGQSLVVWAICEGREAARHVDMYLRGSTAAWLPTRGADLPFGGR; this is encoded by the coding sequence ATGGGCAAGCCGACCGGTTTCCTCGAGTGGGCGCGGCGCATGCCCGACCGCCGCGATCCGAAGGTCCGTCTCGGCGACTGGAACGAGGTCTACGAGCCGCAACCGGCCGAGCGCGCCGTCGAGCAGGCCGCCCGGTGCATGGACTGCGGCGTCCCGTTCTGCCATCAGGGCTGTCCGCTCGGCAATCTGATCCCCGACTTCAACGATCTGGTGTACGAGCAACGGTGGCGCGACGCGCACCGGCGGCTCGCGTCCACCAACAACTTCCCCGAGTTCACCGGCCGTGTATGCCCGGCGCCGTGCGAACCAGCGTGCACGCTGTCGATCAACGACGACCCGGTCACCATCGAGCAGACCGAAAAGGAGATCATCGAGCGCGCGTTCCGCGAGGGCTGGGTGCAGCCCGCCGCACCGCGCCAGCGCACCGGCAAGCGCGTCGCGGTGGTCGGCAGCGGACCGGCCGGCCTCGCGGCCGCCGCTCAGCTCAACTCCGTCGGCCACCGCGTCCGGGTGTTCGAGGCGGCGGACCGCATCGGCGGATTGCTGCGCTACGGCATCCCGGACTTCAAGCTCGAAAAGTGGGTGGTCGACCGGCGGATCGACATCCTGCGCGCCGAGGGCGTCGACTTCGTCACCAACGCGGCGGTCGGCACCGACCCGACCTGGTCGGAACTGCACCAGACCTACGACGCGGTCGTCGTCGCGATCGGCGCGCGCCGCCCGCGCGATTTGCGCGTGCCGGGTCGCGACCTGCGCGGCGTGGTATTCGCGATGGACTACCTCACGCGCCAGAACAAGCTCAACGCCGGCGACCCGGACCCCGACCCGGCGCTCGACGCGCGCGGCAAGCGAGTCGTGATCCTCGGCGGCGGCGACACCGGCTCCGACTGCCTCGGCACCGCCCTGCGCCAGGGCGCGGCGCAGGTCCACCAGATCGAGCTGATGCCGCGGCCGCCCGACGAGCGGCCGCCGGCGAACCCATGGCCGCAGTGGCCGATGGTGTACCGGGTGTCGTCGAGCCAGGAGGAGGGCGGCGCTCGCGACTTCGCGGTGCTGACCAAGCGCCTCAGCGGCGACGGCGGCGCGCTGTCGCGCCTGCACGCCGTGCGCGTGGACGTCAAACCGAGAGCCGGCGGCGGCCTGCTGTTCGACGAACTGCCGGGCACCGAGTTCGACATCGAGGTCGACCTGCTCATTCTGGCGATGGGGTTCGTCGGGCCCGACACGCAGCAGCTCCAGGACCAGCTCGGGATCGAACTCGACGCCCGCGGCAACGTACGCACCGACGACCGGTTCGCCACCAACGTCGATGGCGTGTTCTGCGCCGGCGACGCCCACCGCGGCCAGAGCCTCGTCGTATGGGCGATCTGCGAGGGGCGCGAGGCCGCGCGGCACGTCGACATGTACCTGCGCGGGTCGACGGCGGCCTGGCTGCCGACGCGCGGCGCCGATCTGCCGTTCGGCGGCCGCTGA